The DNA sequence GTTCAATCGAGTATTTCGCGCCGATAGCTACCCCAATGACCGTAATGGCGATCCCAATTTTATTGATCAGGTTTTCGCCAATAAATTTCTCAAGATCCAATTTGGCTTTAGGAGGAGCCACTTCTTTGGGCACCATGTATTCCATGGCGGCTTTAGGAGTTCGGGCTTGCGCCAGAGGGTAGTCCTTGGTGGTTATTTCCTCCGGCACCGCCGCCTCAATGGGGTCAGGAGATACCTCCTTTGGGGCAGTCGATGCTTCACTACTCCACCTTGCATGAGCATCCACCGCTTTCAAGGTATTGATCTCCATGCTTAACCTGCTGATCTCCTGGGCAAAGCCCTCTTGCTTTTTCGACAGCAAGTCTAACTTCCTCAAGAGTTCATTTATCTGATCCTGGTGGTCTGCCATGTTTCAAGTTTAGGTGCAACAAACGATTCATACCCTTAAAGCCATCAATATTACGCATTCCTCACAGTCTTTGACGTGGAAGCAAGGATAAATTAGATGAAACGCTGGTAATCATCGATTTGATGGTTTATTTAGGGCCGTGCTTTAGCTCCTCGCTCCTTAGCGTAGGGTTTGAAACCCTACGCTAAGGAGCGAGGAGCTAAGGAGCGAGTGCAGTCCTTAGTTACACCTACGTCGCCATAACAATGGTACTCACTCCTTCGTAAGTTCAATAAACCCCTCGATTTTGTCATTGTCAATCGTCACAGCCAGGTTGTAGTGCTTGATTTTCCACTGGCCATTTTCGTAGTGAGCTACGCCCGATCCCCGGCAAGGGCCCATCCAGGTTTCGAGCATTTCCTCCCACCACACGTATTTGTTGTTGTCGCTAAAATAGAGCTGCCGATCATAAGGCTTGAATGACCAGGCCGACTCGCGATCGAAGGCAAATTGTGCCCAAACATGAAAGGTATCTCTCAACCAGCGCTCGCTGGCATCGGTGCCCAGGTAGATCCCATCCGGGGCCATGCTCCCAAAAAAAGTATCCTCATCAGCCTCAGCAGCAGCTACATGCCAGGCGTCAACAAAAGCATGGACGCTATCGGCGAGGGCCATGGTTTCGGTGATACAGGCTGTTTTCCTTCGGGTGTCCGTCACCTGGTGGATTTTCCAGCCATCGGCTAGCTTGACCATCTGAAAGGCGTTGGTACCGCAATGAGACAACTCGCCATTGAGAAAAAAGCTGTAGTCTGTCCAAGCCGTGGCGAGGGGCAGATCTACTTCTATTACCAGCGAGTACAAGCGCTCGTCCAGCGTCCCGGCCGGGTAAGAAGCAATAGATTGCAACCAACGCTGGCTACTCCCTTGTTGAATATAAGGCTTACCGTCCTTGTCGTAGCCCACACTCTGCATCCGAATATCGGGATGAAGCAAGGTCGCAACGGTGGCACTGTCCGCTGAACGCATTCCATCAAAAAGCGTCTTGATGGCTGCGGCAACAGCGGCCTCTTCGCTCGCAACTTCCTGGGCGTTCAGGTTAGAAAAGATGGTGGTAATGACCAATAGCAGTACTAGATATCTCATAGTCGACGTTGTTTTATTTACCAAATTTATGCTTACGCTTTAACAATACTAAAGATGGCGTGTATTTTTGCAATCACTGCCCCCCATTTTGCAGTATACCTTTAGCCAATTACACCAGCAATCAATGAAACTCCTTCCCTTTCTCTTAAGCAGTTGTCTTCTAGCGCTTTTTTTGACGAATTGCCAGGTTCATCCTCGCCAACCATTCTCTTCTGCGCTGGTGCCTACTGCTCCTGATTATAGCCAGGATCGCTTTTGGGCGGCTTTACCCTGGAAGCAGGATGCCGCCGACAAAACGCCAGAAGGCCTTACCAACCAGCAAGCCAGTGCCAAAGTAGATGTATTTTTCCTTCATCCTACGACCTACACCGGCAAACGAGGAGATAAGCTTTGGAATGGTCCCGTAAAAGATCCCGAGTTAAATGAACGTACCGACGATAGCCCTATTCAGTACCAGGCCAGTATTTTCAACGGCTCTGGCCGGGTCTTTGCCCCCTACTACCGTCAGGCTCACCTCTATGCCTATTTTACGGAAGATACCCTGAGTGCCCAGCGGGCTTTTGATTTAGCGTACGACGATGTGCGCAAAGCTTTCCGCTATTATTTGGCCAACCACAACCAAAATCGGCCGATTATCATTGCCTCACACAGCCAGGGCACTACGCACGCTATCCGCCTACTGAAAGAGTTTTTTGATGACAAGCCGCTGTCCAGGCAACTTGTCGCGGCCTATATCGTCGGCATCCCCGTGCTGAGTACGGCCTTCACCAAACTAGCCCCCTGCCAGGACAGTACCGATTTGAATTGCTATACGGCCTGGCGCACCTTCAAACGAGGTTATGAACCCAAACAAACTCACCCCGAAATAGTGGTGACCAACCCCTTGCTTTGGACCCTGGAAGACACCTACGCACCCGCCACCCTGAATGAAGGAGCCGTTATTCGGCCTTTCGAAAAAGTACGCGAGGAAGCGGCCGATGCGCAGGTAGCAGGCCCGGTCTTATGGGCATCCAAACCAAAATTTCCCGGGAGCTGGTTGTTGATGACCAAAAATTATCACATCGGTGATATGAATATTTACTACCAAAACATCCGGGAAAACGTAGCTTTAAGGGTTTCAACCTACCTTGGGCAGCATCCCTAAGGGAACCTGAAACATAAGCGGCATCGAAAATTTTGCGCGGCCAACAATAAGTAATTTTTGTTCCGTCACCAACAATACCTCTTTCATGGATATCTATCAGCAAAAATCACGGCAAAAATGGTACCTCGCTATCCTGGGGCTGGCGATTATCATTTTTTCGATCTGGTATACCAGTCACATGGCAGAACGACTAGCCGTGGTAGAGCGGAACAATACGCGTTTTTACGCCATTGCGCAAGGTGACTTGAGTACCTGGGACAACGAAGCTGAGGATTATTGTGACTACACCCTGCATTCAGAAATTTTACTTTCGAATTCAACGATCCCTGTTATCATTGTCAATGAAAATGGTGGTGTTGACTGGGGTGCTAACTGGGGAAGTGAAGAAAGAGATACCAACAAAGTGTACCTGCAACAAAAAGTACAAGAACTTATTCAGGATGGAGCAGAACCTATTGCAGGGTACGGCACTACACTCTATTTCGGCGAAAGCAGAATCCTACGACAACTGCGTTATTTCCCTATCGTTCAATTTTTGCTGATTGGTGGTTTTATTGTTTTTGGTTACCTCGGACTTAATTCGGCTCGCCGCTCCGAGCAAAATCGTGTTTGGGTGGGCATGGCTAAAGAAACCGCTCACCAGTTGGGCACCCCCATTTCTGCCATTGTCGCCTGGATTGAACACCTCAAGCTCATCCGTAGTGAGGACGAAGAAACCATGGAAATCGTGGAGGAACTCCGCAACGATGTGCAACGGCTGGAACTGATTGCCGATCGCTTTTCGAAGATTGGGTCGGTGCCCAAATTGGACCAGGTCAATATTTACGAAGAGTTGGGCAAGTGCAAGGATTATATGCAACGTCGTGCTTCCCGCAAGGTGATTTTCGATTTTCCTGATCCAGTGTTGAACCAGCAAACCGTGAGTATCAATCCGCATTTATTTGAGTGGGTGATCGAAAATTTGCTGCGCAACGCCCTTGATGCCATGGGGAGTGAAGGTGAAATCAATGCCGAAGTTTATGAGGATAGCCAATACGTTTTTGTAGACATCACCGATTCCGGCAAGGGGATTCCGGCCAGCAATCACAAGCGGGTCTTTCAGCCTGGGTTCACCACCAAAAAAAGAGGCTGGGGGCTGGGCCTTAGCCTGACCAAACGTATCATCGAAGAATATCACGGGGGTAAAATTTTTGTAAAACGCTCGGAAGAAGGCAAAGGCACCACTTTTACCATAAGTTTACCAAAACAAACGGCCTCGTAAGCCAGCTAGTCGGAGGATAAGCCCCATCTTTGTGGGTGTATTAAAATTCTCCGAGATGGCAACCAATAAGTATTACCGCGTTTTCAAACAGCTATCCCTACAACTAAGTAGTTTGGGCAAAAGCCCCAAGCACTTTAAAATCAGTATTGCCGGACTACCGCTAGGGCTGCTTCCTTTGCTCTTTCTCCTCATAGGCTATAGCCTAAACGCCCAGGCAACCCTGCGTGGAAGCGTACGCGATGCCGACAACGGACAATACCTTACCGGTGCTACGGTTTACCTCAATAATATCAAGAAAGGAACGGATACCGACACCCTGGGCCGGTTCCGCTTTGCGGACTTAACACCGGGGAGGTATTCGGTTGAAGTCTCCTTCTTAGGATACCAGCAACTGGTATTGAGCGAAATCCTCGTTTCTTCCGGCAAGGAGCAAGTACTCGATATTGAACTACAAGAAGCTCCTACCAGCCTTACTTCCGTTACCGTCAAGGCTAGCCGAGCCTCACAAAGCGGAGCCAGCCCTAATTTGCTCCGACTCACCCAGGAAGAGACCCTCCGTTTCCCGGCCACCTTCAATGATCCGGCAAGATTGGCAACCGCCTATCCGGGTATCAGTAGTGCCAACGACCAGGCCAACCACCTGGTCATTCGCGGACAGTCGCCACTAGGGATGCACTGGCGATTGGAGGGGCTAGAGATTGTCAACCCCAACCACACCGCCAACGCCGGAACCTTTTCAGACCGCAGCACCCTCAGCGGCGGTGGCGTCAATGCGCTGAGTGCTCAATTGCTGGAGGAGGCCAATTTTTACCTGGGCGCTTTCCCGGCCAGCTACGGCAATGCTACCGCCGGATTGCTGGATTTGCGTTTGCGCAATGGCAATAATGAACAGCGAGAATATACGGTTCAAGCCGGACTCATCGGTTTTGATCTGGCGGCAGAAGGCCCTTTTACTACCGGAGCAAGTTCTTACCTGATCAACTATCGCTATTCTTTCACGGGCTTACTGAGCGACTTGGGGGTACCACTGGGCGATGAAGACATCCGTTTTCAAGACCTCAGCTTCAAGCTGAATTTCCCGGGAACAAAAGGTAATTCTTTACAGCTTTTTGGCCTAATGGGCACCAGTAGCAACGAGTTTACGCAGCCCACAGATACCACGACCTGGGAGAGCGAAAAAGACCTGTACCATACCATCGATTTTGACTCCAAGATGGCCACCTTCGGCTTCAATTGGCAACAACCCCAACGCGACAAAGGACTCTGGCAATTGTCGGGTGCCTGGTCGGGTATCCGCAACAACCGACTCGCGCTAGCCGATGATCTGCTTACGCGGGAATACAACAATCTGGAACAAGAAAAAACATCGCTGCGGTTTAGCTATCGCCGAAAATTACTGCCTTTTGGGAGCGTCACTTTTGGTTTGGAAGGACTGTACCTGGACCAAAAAGTGGCGAGAGAATTTCCCTTCACAACCGAGGGGATTTCGGGTCGCGTCAGTGAAGGAGTCGTCCTGAGCCCTTACCTGGATTGGCGTTACCAAATTAAAAAAGTGAATCTGCAACTAGGCTGGCGAGCAACCACCTACCTGAACTGGCTGGATGAAAAAACGTACTCCGAACCGCGTCTGGCCGTTAGTTACCTCGCCAACAAGACCACCGTTTTCGGTGGCGAATACAATGTCACCACCCAAGCCCCTTCACCTTACGCACCTCAGTTGCAAGCCCGTAAAGCGAGGCAATACAGTTTGTTCTGGAATCGAAAACTCGGTGATGCCCGAAAAGTAAGTCTCCAACTTTACCAGCAGGAACTTAGCCAGATCGCCGGAGCAGGTGCTCGTTCCAGCATCAACCAGTTGGAGATCATCTTGCCCGTATCGTCTGCTACGACCGAAGGGCGAACCCGTGGGGTAGAGCTCAGTTTGCAACAATTTGCTACCGGAGGCTGGTGGTATGTCCTCAGTGGCAGTTTGTTTGACGCACGTTATCTCGATGAGCAAGGCGAATGGGTAAAAACGCGCTTCGCGCAGGATTTTGCCTCGGCCCTGACTTTTGGTAAAGAATGGAGCGGCACCGACCAGCTCAACCGCACCAATCGGTTTGGCTTCAATGTGGCCGTCCGCTGGAATGGAGGGCTACGTTCAGCCCCCATCTTATTGGACGATTCAAAAACAGCCAGAACCACCGTCTTTGATTACGATGCAGGATTCACCAGGCAATTGCCCAATTACTTCCGTACAGACTTGAGGATTTACTACCAAAAAAATCACGCCAACTGGAACTCCATGCTTTCGCTGGATATACAGAATTGGAGTGGTCAGCAAAATACCGCCTTTGAATATTATGATCGTTTCCTCGACCAGGTAGCCACGCGCTACCAGCTGGAGTTCATCCCTATTTTGAGCTATCGGGTCAATTTTTAAAACCGCTTTATGATTATCAGATTTCTTATTGCACTCCTTTTTTTCGTTTTCGCCTACGTTCAACTCAACGACCCCGATCCCTGGCTGTGGGTATTGCTTTACGCTAGTACCGGTGCAATGTGGGGGGTATCGGTTTTTTACGAAATACCCAAAAGGGTCTCCCAAATTGGGGTGGTGGTGATTCTTGTTGGCTTGCTTTTTCTACTACCCGATTTTATCAACTGGGTAAAAATGGGTATGCCTACGATCACGGCTACGATGAAAGCAGAGGCACCGCATATTGAACTCACCAGAGAGTTTCTTGGTTTGGGCATCTGTGCTTTTGCCTGGTGGCGGTTGGGAAAAAAGAATTCTTCCCTATCTTGATGGCTCAACATTAAGATCAAGAATAATGCAACGTCGAAAATTTTTACAAACGACCAGTTACCTTGCGGTTGGAACATTACTGCCCGCTAAAGCCGCAGGTTGTTCAAAAAAGCAACATTTGGACAACATTGGTCTGCAGCTCTATACCATTCGCGATGCGATGCAGCGCGATGACAACGAAACGCTGCGCAGAGTGGCCGCTATCGGATACAACTACGTAGAGGGGGCCGGTTATCTTGACGGGAAACTTTACGGGCATAGCCCTCAGACTTTTCGGGCAATGCTAGACAATTATGGGTTAAAAATGCCCAGTGGACACGTCAGTTGGGAAGCCATGAAAGCCGCTCCGGAAAAAGCTGCTGCTACCTGCAAAGAAGCAGGCCAATCCTTTTTGGTAATTCCCTGGTGGCCTGAAGACAAGCGCACCGCAGAGGGATACCGTGAGCTGATTGAGATACTGAACAATGCAGGGCAAGTATGCCAACGCTACGGCCTGCAACTGGCCTACCACAACCATGATTTCGAATTCAATAAAATGGTAGCTGGCAGCCGCCCGATCAACCTACTGCTCGCCGAAGTTGACCCCGAACTGGTTCAGTTTGAATTGGACCTGTACTGGATCGCCAGAGCGGGAAGTGATTATCAGGAGTATTTTAAAAAGCATGCCGGGCGCTTTCCTTTATGGCACGTTAAGGACATCGACAAGACCCCCGATCAATTCTTTGCCGCAGTAGGCGAAGGAAGCTTGGATTGGCCCGCTATTTTCAGCAAGGAAAAGCAAGCAGGAATGCAGTACTTTTTTGTCGAGCAAGACCGTACCGTTCCCGGCAAAGATCCTTTTGATGAAATCACCATCAGCTATAATTACCTTAAAGGATTGCGCTATTAGACTTATTTTTCATTGAAAACTAAGTCTTTATTGCGTATATTCGCCTACTTACAAGAGCAGTGCAGGGCTTTGCCAAAGTTTTCTTGGTAGAAGCCCTTACTCTCCGAATAATCTATTTGATTTTTCTCTTTAGCCCTAACCAAGAAAATCCTATAGACCGCCAAGTAATTGGTTTTTAGTGACGGAACAAAAACAACGGATTCCATTTTTGATTCGCTAAAATTTTCTAAGCAAGCAACTAAAAGGAGCTTGCGTGAAAATATTCGCGAATCTTTGAAAAAAATGGAATCCGTTGTTTCCGTCAAATTACTAAAGTAAGCACGTATGATCAATTTGATTTTATTTGGCCCTCCGGGATCTGGTAAAGGAACCCAGGCTGCTAAATTGGTAGAAAAGTACAATTTGTTGCACATCAGTACCGGCGATCTTTTCCGTTACGAAATGGGCAATGACACCCCTTTGGGGCAGGAGGCTAAATCATACATCCAGAAAGGTGAGTTGGTTCCTGACAGTGTAACCATTGGAATGCTCCGCAACAAAGTAACGTCTACGCCTGATGTAGAAGGTTATATTTTTGATGGTTTTCCACGCACCGTTGCTCAGGCGGAAGCCTTGGACGCATTGATGCAGGAAATGGAGACTTCCATCTCTAAGCTGATCTTGTTGAGTGTGGATGACAACGAAATTGTCACCCGCTTACTAGAACGGGGCAAAACGAGTGGCCGGTCGGACGACCAGGACGAAAGCACCATTCGCAATCGTATTAAAATATTCAAGAACGAAACCAGTCCTGTTTTCGATTATTACGCAGAACAGGAAAAAGCTGTACAGGTGGAAGGTATCGGCAGCATTGCTGACATCTTTAGCCGCCTATGTGCTGAGATTGACGTGCTGGTATAAAAAATGACCCGGTGGCAGGTAGCAATTTTGTAGATTACGTTAAGATTAATTGTATTTCCGGTCATGGAGGAAGAGGGTCCGCGCATTTTATGCGTACCAAAGGCGCTCCCAAGGGAGGTCCTGACGGCGGTGATGGCGGACGCGGTGGTCATATTATTCTTAAAGGCAACCGCAATCTCTGGACATTGCTGGCTTTCAAGTACAAAAAGCACATCAAGGCCGGCATTGGCGGGCACGGTAGCTCCAACAACTCAAGTGGTTCTTTTGGTGAGGACGTTATCCTGGAAGTTCCTTTAGGTACTGTCGTAAAAGATCCGGACACCCAGGAAGTCCTTTTTGAAATCACAGAACACGATCAGGAAGTCATCATGGTACCTGGTGGGCGCGGAGGTCTGGGAAATACCAACTTTAAGTCTTCCACCAACCAATCCCCTCAGTATGCACAACCCGGCGAAGAAGGCATAGAAGTCTGGCGCATTCTGGAGATGAAAGTACTCGCAGATGTAGGCCTGGTAGGCTTCCCCAACGCGGGTAAATCGACCCTGCTGGCTGCACTGACTGCCGCTAAGCCCGAAATTGCTAACTATCCTTTCACCACCATTACCCCCAATCTGGGCATTGTTCAGTATCGCGATGGCCGCTCTTTTGCGATGGCCGATATTCCTGGTATTATCGAAGATGCTCACTTGGGCAAAGGACTTGGGCACCGCTTTTTGCGGCATATCGAACGCAATGCGACCCTCCTTTTTTGTATTTCTGCCGATGCCGACAGCATCAAAGCATCCTACCGTATTCTCTTGAATGAGTTGGAGCAATACAACCCTGAATTGTTGGACAAACCCCGCTTGCTGGCTATCACCAAACGCGATTTGATTGACGATGAGCTGGAAGAATTGCTTACGCCCGAATTGCCAGAAGACATTCCTTATCTCTTTATTTCTGCCGTCACCAATCACGGGCTCACCGAGCTGAAAGATCGCCTGTGGACCTACATCAGCGAGGCCCGCAAAGACGATGACAGTAGAGGGGCTATGGAGGAAGAGGAATAAAAAAACTAGGGCTTGACTTCCGTAGAAGCCAAGCCCGATATTGGTTTAGGTTAACCTAAAGGAAAAGGGGTATATAAGTCTGATTTTATTTATCCTCGTTGTTACCAACAATAACGGATTCTGTATCTACAGCGACCATCGTGGGTTGAGGACAACCTACCATGGCTACTTCTACTGAATAAGCAGCATTGATGTTGGCGAATACCGGAGCTTCGGTAGGATAGTAGAAGTTCAGCGCCAGCTCTGTTTCCAATCCAGCTTTGTTGTAGACTGCCCATTCGAAAAATTCGTAATCGTTATCCGCGATGTGGAGGGGTGAATTTTTAGCACTGGGCGCTGTGTAATCTTTTTTGAGTACTTCCCAAGAGGTCCATTCCTGACCATCTTTGGAGAAACGCATCTTTACCACCAATTCTCCCTGGTTCCATTCCGATAAGTAAGTGAAAAAACTTTCCGTAGCAGAAGCCGGCATAGCCTGGGCCGGAAAATGATGCTTACTGACTCCTTCAGGGATAGGGAGCTTCAAGCTTACCATTTGGCAGTCTTGAGCACTCAAAAGCAAGGTGGCCAAAAACAGGGTGAACGTAATAATGTATTTCATGTGAAGTAAGTTGTAAGGGCTGTTTCCAGCTCCAAGGGGTTTCTTTAGACAATAATCGGCACTTCTGGATTAGAAAACTTAAGAACAAGAAGGCTTTTGTGACATATTAAAAATATGTTTATTAGAAAAAACTCCTGATATCCTCAGTGCCTTTATTTGGACTTTCTCTCTGGCGTATCCGTAAATATCATTTTCACCACCCTTCAAGTGCATTTTGCACCTTGATAATTCAACAAATAAGCACCGAGTCTAAAAAAATTAAGCATTATCTTTGGTCAAAGCAGGTAATCAAAAGCGGCCAATACTCCTTAATCTGTGACATTCAACAGATAGACAAAAATATCATTTGAAGCCCATCAACGAGCAATTATACCTGGCATTGAATGGTTTTACTGACCTTTGGAGCCGTCTTGTCTACCAAAACAGCCATTCCTTATGATCACTTTCTCTGGCACCTCTTATCTTGGACTAGCAACGCACCCTGGTTTTCTTTCTTTGGTAAAAGAGGGGCTGGACAAATACGGCACGCATTATGGTGGCTCACGCTTATCGCCGCTGTGCCCGGATATTTTTGAAGAGGCCGAAGCAGCAATGGCGGAATGGACAGGAGCCCCGGCAGCACTCTTGGTGGGGTCTGGTTCTAGTGCCGGACAGCTTGCCGCGCGGTATTTAGCCCACGAAAATTTACCCTTGCAAATTGGTCCACTTGCGCATCCGGCCTTATGGTGGCCGAAAGGCAGAAAGCATGCCGACTGGAATGGCTTTTTAACCGCCTTGCGAGCAACACCCAGTATTGCTTTTACCGATGCGCTTGATCCTTTGGGGATTCAACTGCCGCCATGGGAAAGCTTATTGGCTGCGAAGCCCGCGCGATTGGTCGTCGATGATTCGCATACACTAGGATGGTTTGGGCCCCAACACGCCGGTAGCTGGCGGCAACTGAACCTACAAACAGCAG is a window from the Lewinella sp. LCG006 genome containing:
- a CDS encoding DUF3089 domain-containing protein → MKLLPFLLSSCLLALFLTNCQVHPRQPFSSALVPTAPDYSQDRFWAALPWKQDAADKTPEGLTNQQASAKVDVFFLHPTTYTGKRGDKLWNGPVKDPELNERTDDSPIQYQASIFNGSGRVFAPYYRQAHLYAYFTEDTLSAQRAFDLAYDDVRKAFRYYLANHNQNRPIIIASHSQGTTHAIRLLKEFFDDKPLSRQLVAAYIVGIPVLSTAFTKLAPCQDSTDLNCYTAWRTFKRGYEPKQTHPEIVVTNPLLWTLEDTYAPATLNEGAVIRPFEKVREEAADAQVAGPVLWASKPKFPGSWLLMTKNYHIGDMNIYYQNIRENVALRVSTYLGQHP
- a CDS encoding aminotransferase class I/II-fold pyridoxal phosphate-dependent enzyme, producing MITFSGTSYLGLATHPGFLSLVKEGLDKYGTHYGGSRLSPLCPDIFEEAEAAMAEWTGAPAALLVGSGSSAGQLAARYLAHENLPLQIGPLAHPALWWPKGRKHADWNGFLTALRATPSIAFTDALDPLGIQLPPWESLLAAKPARLVVDDSHTLGWFGPQHAGSWRQLNLQTAAELLVTASLGKALALPAGILLGEKKTLDRLRELPQFGGASPPPPAFLYAWLHGQEIIAAQRRKLQAHLDDLLPTIEAVTGIRYLENFPVFGLQDHTWVEQLAQKGVRISAFRYPNEHSPMYSRIVVRADHTEEEVAFLAECLKEIGAK
- a CDS encoding PAS domain-containing sensor histidine kinase, which gives rise to MDIYQQKSRQKWYLAILGLAIIIFSIWYTSHMAERLAVVERNNTRFYAIAQGDLSTWDNEAEDYCDYTLHSEILLSNSTIPVIIVNENGGVDWGANWGSEERDTNKVYLQQKVQELIQDGAEPIAGYGTTLYFGESRILRQLRYFPIVQFLLIGGFIVFGYLGLNSARRSEQNRVWVGMAKETAHQLGTPISAIVAWIEHLKLIRSEDEETMEIVEELRNDVQRLELIADRFSKIGSVPKLDQVNIYEELGKCKDYMQRRASRKVIFDFPDPVLNQQTVSINPHLFEWVIENLLRNALDAMGSEGEINAEVYEDSQYVFVDITDSGKGIPASNHKRVFQPGFTTKKRGWGLGLSLTKRIIEEYHGGKIFVKRSEEGKGTTFTISLPKQTAS
- a CDS encoding carboxypeptidase regulatory-like domain-containing protein produces the protein MATNKYYRVFKQLSLQLSSLGKSPKHFKISIAGLPLGLLPLLFLLIGYSLNAQATLRGSVRDADNGQYLTGATVYLNNIKKGTDTDTLGRFRFADLTPGRYSVEVSFLGYQQLVLSEILVSSGKEQVLDIELQEAPTSLTSVTVKASRASQSGASPNLLRLTQEETLRFPATFNDPARLATAYPGISSANDQANHLVIRGQSPLGMHWRLEGLEIVNPNHTANAGTFSDRSTLSGGGVNALSAQLLEEANFYLGAFPASYGNATAGLLDLRLRNGNNEQREYTVQAGLIGFDLAAEGPFTTGASSYLINYRYSFTGLLSDLGVPLGDEDIRFQDLSFKLNFPGTKGNSLQLFGLMGTSSNEFTQPTDTTTWESEKDLYHTIDFDSKMATFGFNWQQPQRDKGLWQLSGAWSGIRNNRLALADDLLTREYNNLEQEKTSLRFSYRRKLLPFGSVTFGLEGLYLDQKVAREFPFTTEGISGRVSEGVVLSPYLDWRYQIKKVNLQLGWRATTYLNWLDEKTYSEPRLAVSYLANKTTVFGGEYNVTTQAPSPYAPQLQARKARQYSLFWNRKLGDARKVSLQLYQQELSQIAGAGARSSINQLEIILPVSSATTEGRTRGVELSLQQFATGGWWYVLSGSLFDARYLDEQGEWVKTRFAQDFASALTFGKEWSGTDQLNRTNRFGFNVAVRWNGGLRSAPILLDDSKTARTTVFDYDAGFTRQLPNYFRTDLRIYYQKNHANWNSMLSLDIQNWSGQQNTAFEYYDRFLDQVATRYQLEFIPILSYRVNF
- a CDS encoding sugar phosphate isomerase/epimerase family protein, whose product is MQRRKFLQTTSYLAVGTLLPAKAAGCSKKQHLDNIGLQLYTIRDAMQRDDNETLRRVAAIGYNYVEGAGYLDGKLYGHSPQTFRAMLDNYGLKMPSGHVSWEAMKAAPEKAAATCKEAGQSFLVIPWWPEDKRTAEGYRELIEILNNAGQVCQRYGLQLAYHNHDFEFNKMVAGSRPINLLLAEVDPELVQFELDLYWIARAGSDYQEYFKKHAGRFPLWHVKDIDKTPDQFFAAVGEGSLDWPAIFSKEKQAGMQYFFVEQDRTVPGKDPFDEITISYNYLKGLRY
- a CDS encoding nuclear transport factor 2 family protein; translated protein: MRYLVLLLVITTIFSNLNAQEVASEEAAVAAAIKTLFDGMRSADSATVATLLHPDIRMQSVGYDKDGKPYIQQGSSQRWLQSIASYPAGTLDERLYSLVIEVDLPLATAWTDYSFFLNGELSHCGTNAFQMVKLADGWKIHQVTDTRRKTACITETMALADSVHAFVDAWHVAAAEADEDTFFGSMAPDGIYLGTDASERWLRDTFHVWAQFAFDRESAWSFKPYDRQLYFSDNNKYVWWEEMLETWMGPCRGSGVAHYENGQWKIKHYNLAVTIDNDKIEGFIELTKE
- the obgE gene encoding GTPase ObgE, which translates into the protein MAGSNFVDYVKINCISGHGGRGSAHFMRTKGAPKGGPDGGDGGRGGHIILKGNRNLWTLLAFKYKKHIKAGIGGHGSSNNSSGSFGEDVILEVPLGTVVKDPDTQEVLFEITEHDQEVIMVPGGRGGLGNTNFKSSTNQSPQYAQPGEEGIEVWRILEMKVLADVGLVGFPNAGKSTLLAALTAAKPEIANYPFTTITPNLGIVQYRDGRSFAMADIPGIIEDAHLGKGLGHRFLRHIERNATLLFCISADADSIKASYRILLNELEQYNPELLDKPRLLAITKRDLIDDELEELLTPELPEDIPYLFISAVTNHGLTELKDRLWTYISEARKDDDSRGAMEEEE
- a CDS encoding adenylate kinase; protein product: MINLILFGPPGSGKGTQAAKLVEKYNLLHISTGDLFRYEMGNDTPLGQEAKSYIQKGELVPDSVTIGMLRNKVTSTPDVEGYIFDGFPRTVAQAEALDALMQEMETSISKLILLSVDDNEIVTRLLERGKTSGRSDDQDESTIRNRIKIFKNETSPVFDYYAEQEKAVQVEGIGSIADIFSRLCAEIDVLV
- a CDS encoding transmembrane 220 family protein, with protein sequence MIIRFLIALLFFVFAYVQLNDPDPWLWVLLYASTGAMWGVSVFYEIPKRVSQIGVVVILVGLLFLLPDFINWVKMGMPTITATMKAEAPHIELTREFLGLGICAFAWWRLGKKNSSLS